ATGGacttatggcccttccccataaaTGAGAATGATGAAGAAGCCTGATGCTCCCCAAACAGGCTGCTTAGTTCAAATGATGATGTAAAATTGAGCACCCTATATTGGGGCTGGGGGACTTCAGGTTTTCTGAATCAAGTTTAATAAAACCAGAACCCCATGATCTACCAGCCAGACCTATGAAGGGGCATCTActtaatttgcattttctgaaatatgcaaactgaaactcagacatctttcaaaattctcacttctctgaattttgccatgcagttccccagccaagaAATGTGTGCAAAATTCCATACGCTAGcatgaagtgtgcataaaaatgcatgtgaaataacatacaaaaattcattaaagaaGGGAATATATTAGCGAAAgcatgctttgcaaaaaaatgttatTAGGAGTAGTTCACACAAAAATCTTATGAATTTTCTTGAGgatgttaaaacaaacaaacaaacaaaaaacaaattcagaaactgaaatgtggagaactgaacttaatgagaaatgagaaacagaaaaaccAAAATGGCCAGATTCATCCACCATCAGAGTCCCTAGCCCAGGCCTTGCAATGCCTAGATCCCCAGAGCACCATTTGAGCAGGGGTTGTTTATAGGTCAAATGGTCTGTTGGAGAGTGACcatttctgatttcttttctcagGCAGGTGACCAAAGCTGAGGGGATTTCTCTGGCCTCCAAGTACGGCTCCTCCTTCTACGAAGTCTCGGCCTGCCTGGATTTTGAATCCGTGCAGCACATGTTCCATGAGGCGGTGCGTGAGGTGAGGCGGGAGATGGAGAGGCACATGGCGGTCCGCCCCTTGTTCATCATCGAGGAGAAGCCATCCCTTCACCTCGTCCCTCCAGCCACCATGGCCTCCAAGCACGGCCTGGCCAGCTGCACCTACAACACTCTCTCCACCGTGAACTTCAAGGAAATCCCTTCAGTGGCCCAGGCCAAGCTGGTCACGGTAAAATCCTCCAGGGCCCAGAGCAAGAGGAAGGCTCCAACGTTGACATTACTGAAGGGATTTAAGATCTTTTGAAGGGAGCCTGCAAAGGGCTGCTTCAGGATGGGAGAGCAAGTTGGGGCCCTTTGCCTGACTGCATTAACCCTCAGCAGCCATCTTAAATGCTGGTGTACTGGCCTTCCTTGCTTTCCGTGTGGTCTCTCGTACTAGagcaaagcatgctgggaacataaaaagagccttgctaaagattcatctagtccagtgaccagttctcacagtgaccaacagaTGCTTATGGGGAAAACACAAGTAGCACATGAATGGAGCAGCAACTCTCcctatttgtgattcccagcggcTGCTGTTTTGGGACCTAACACCTCCAACAGTAGTGGTTTTCAGTGACAAGGCTGCACCCTCCTGTTCAggctccagttcagtcactgctGCACTGCTTTCTGCTCTCCCTCAACCCGGCTGATCAAAATCCTCCCCAGCTTCCACTGGGGCTCTCTACTCCTCGGGAAGATGAAACGAGAAGAGCTGACATCCCTGCTCCCCCTTCCAAAGTGACTGAAGTCCAACCCTGGTCAGCAACCCCAAACCCATTTCTCCGTCCTCCATCAGAGCCTGCTATGCCGATGCCAAAACTGCAGGGCTAACAGCATTAAGCGACTGTGCCACATACAGTTTGACCAGGATTAGTATCGACGCTGCTCCAAGACCTTTTTCAAATTCTGCACCTAACACACGGATACCTTACAACCAGCAGAAATTGTATCGCATACTTGCATACTTTTGTCGCTCTTGCAAAGTTTGTCTGCATTATGAATGGCATTTTGTAACCaccaatctgtgtgtgtgtgataggctAGGAAACGGAGGTAGCAGATGGAGATAGCAGGAGGACAGGCAAATGTGCTGGGGTGTGTGGGCAGGGGCACATGACGCATGTGCCGTTGAAACAAAAAGTGCCTGTTGTTTGGGTATTGAGGATGCCTCCACGTCCAGCTTTCCAACACACTGCCAAAGAACATGCTAAAGGGACACAGAGCCCCCTGGTGAAAGAATGGCATATCGTTCCTTGTGTACATTTTCCGTCAGCGCTCCTGGAGCAGGGGTCACCAGCTTTTTTTcggcctgtgggcacatttgcaaaccggtGAATCTGTCCTTGGTACTACGCACACACAGCACATTCAAGTACGCACTGCAAACCTAGGGTGCATTCAGAAGCAGAGAGTATTATGTTCATTTTCCTGCTAGCACTTCTGAACtgatttctaatgttcctttcacactgcagtgtCACAGAACTCTGGCTTTATGGCTAAGATACAGGCCTGCCACCATAGGTGCTaactccccaataaaatatttgaggggccaagttaatgggcattgccattcaaatggtgtttgtgtgtgccacatcttgtgattgattatgcagggcagggcttacttgggctcccctgaaatattttattcaaattggcacccctaaATTTCACTCACAACAGTGGGTGAGGTGTGACACGACAATAAACATCATTGGACCACATTgctactccccaccccaaaaaaggtttttttttgtcATGTAAACAAAACAGCCCCAAAGACACCTGAATAGCCTCAAAACTACAATGGTGGGGCAGGTAAGTTCCACTTTTTTCCTGCTGTGCAAGGCAAAGAGAgcttcccttgaaatgcaaatagcagcttctaaGGGGCAGTTGTTGTAGTTGTGGACTGTGGCAGGAGGAAAGAGAACCAAACTTCACAATCTTCGCATGCCCCCAGCCCACCCTGTAACAGACCCAAGCTGGTCAGGCTCCACTGTGGCTGCTGTTTACACCTCACAAGAACAAAGATGCCAACTGCATCCATGCCATTGAGGTCCCatctatagtggtaccttgggttacatacgcttcaggttacaaactccactaactcagaaatagtaccttgggttaagaattttgcttgaggatgagaacagaaattgtgcggtggtggcgcagcagcagtgggaggccccattaggtaaagtggtgtctcaggttaagaacagtttcaggttaagaacggacctccggaattaattaagtatgtaaccagaggtaccactgtatttctgtccTTAAACTAGTTTCAGGGCCCAGAGAAGCATCTGTGAGGCAGGCTGGGAGGTTTCTAATAGGGGAATATAAGGTAAAAGCCCATCTAGCCCATCATCTGGTTCTCACACTGGCTAACCAGCTGCCcctaagtgcaacagcactctcaaaATAAGGACGTAAGAATTTCCCTACTGGATCTGGCCAAAGCCcctctagtccaacaccctgttctcacagtggccaacctagaAGATATCCACAAGTCAGACCTTAGAGGAACAGCAGCACTCTTCACGCCTATGATTCCAAGCCACTGGCTCTGACTTTGAAGGAACAGCACAGCCATTGATAGTCCTATCCTCCATTATAGCCTTATGTACAGAAGTCTGGTGGAGGCGctgaaactacagttctcagtatCAGGCAATGGAAGGGTGTGTGGATAAAGAGGTGGCAATTAAACTAGTACAAAACCAGCATCAGTTAGATCTGACCTCGGTAAACACCCAGTATCATTTTGCCTGCTCAACTGAAGCACGTAATGAGTTAAATGGTGCCTTAACTTAGaatgccttccttttcttctttttcccttcTAAGTCTGATCTGTCTCCCACTTGCCCCAAATTATTTTGCAATCGAATGACAACATGCAGCAATGGTGCTCTAAAGGTAACCAAGAAACTAAGAGTGAAGAAAACCAGCGTGGCACTTTCATAATAAAGACCATTGATTTATTTCCCCATCTGTTCTCTTTTTCCGCAAGGGGAGTAGGAAGGAAGTGGGCTGTGTGTGCAGAACCAACTTTAACTTCTATCTTGATGCTTCTTGGGGAGCGGTGACCTTTAAATCCAGCATTGCTATTTCACCCAACTGGTGCGGAAAATATTTTGATGAAGGAAACTTTGGGAACGCCAAGTGCGGAATCTTTTGTTTCATTCTGCTTGTTGGCACAATagcaatttcccctccccttctctgttTAGGGTTTGATTTATTCAGCCCTAGGATCCTGTAATACCACAGCCTTGTGCATTCATTCATAGGGATTAATTACCACTCCTGGTTCCATTTGCGTATATAAAAGCTATATATGTAACTTTGTAATGTAAAtgtgttcatttattcattcattcattccatgttCTTGGACATTCTGGTCACTCTCTCCAGTTCAGTTTCACAACTCACAGTGTTAAACTGCACTTTCAAATTGTtatttctccctctttttttccctttactGAGCTTTTTCGAAAATGCAAATTAaagataaagaaaaacaaaacagatgcaaGGGGTACTGACATAACGGGCTTAAGATAGCTCAGTCTTTATACATGCTGATCATCTTAACACTTCCTTCCTCCCGCACAAGCAGATGGAGCTCAGAACTGGAAGACCCTTTGGAATGTAAACAATATTGACCTGTGGTACCAAAAAGTTTGGCAATGTGCCTTTTTAGAGAAATGAACACACAGAAAATGTACCCAGGGGACAAATGGTAAATTAAGAAAATATGGAAAGCATTTATTGATCATACAGATGTACAGAATAATACCTGCCCTCCACTCCTTGATGTACACCAGACCATGGAACTTTTGAGTTACTTTCTCTTTTCATCTCAAACCCCCTGTAAAGAAAATCTAAAGGAGCACTTTTAAATTATAATTACACCCACTGTATGAATAGAAACGGTCAATTCGGTACCCTGCACCACATGTAACATTAATACCTCCCCCCTTTGCAGCTACTTTGGTTCCAGTTGATGAATTTTGCTTGGCTTAGAAACCCAATTTCCAAAAAAACTAATGGCAATCTTGTGTAACCCTATGCATCCTCTTCCGGCGCATCTGCAAACATGGTTGTAACGTTCCCATCCTTCCAATGGATCGTCACCTGCCCTGCATTTTCTACTTTTGGAAGGAAGTTCTCTGGGGGGGAACCAGAGTTGTTATCTTCCTTCAAAGGCACAAAAGCTTGCTTCATTTCCATCTCATCAGGCTGGCCAGCTACATACCCTTCTTGATGCATGAGGGCAATCTTCTGGGCTCTATTGGATGggaggaaaagaaataaataaaataaattcatcaGGCTCAGATTAATTTTGAGGCAAGAAGAGACTGAAAACTATCTTTCTCAAGGTTTCCTGGGAATAGAAAATGGCTcaaaccctaataataataataataataataataataataataataataataatttatttatatcccgccctccacagccaaagctgggctcagagcggctaacaacagtgaaaacagcacagtttacataaaatcagtcaattaattgaaatacattctaaaatcagttcagaatctaatcaatggcaaccactgggctagagttctgtgaagattacagaaggagagagggggtcagactgtgccttgaccaaaggcctggtggaacagctccgtcttgcaggccctgcggaaattcccgcaaggccctagtctcttgtgacagatcgttccaccagatcggggccacggccgaaaaagccctggctctggttgaggccagcctaacctccctgtggcccaggacctccaagatgtttttgttagatgaccataaggtcctctgtgggacataccaggagaggcggtcccgtaggtacaagggtcctggactgtatagggctttaaagtttaaaaccagcaccttaaacctgatcctgtactccaccgggagccagtgcagctggtatagcaccaggtgaatgtgatcccgtggtgaggaccccgtaaggagtctagCCGCGGCATTCTGCAGACTGTATTTGGGCTACATGGctggtgcttctgcacagctcCAACTTGCAGCCCCTCTCACACCACATTGAAAAgttatggcttctcccaaagaatcctgagaaccatGTGAAAAAGTTCAGAGACATGCCAGTTTTGAAGGCTAGctgcatttccttttcctttcagcaAGTGCAAATGAGGTAAGTTTGCATTGAAAGGTAagctgaaccaaatttcttcctCATCTCCAGCTCCGACTCTGCAAGCCGACGTACCCAGGTGAGGAGGCATTACATAAGAACCCTCCGTTCTGGCATTATCCGTACCTGTTTGCTGCAATACTTTTCCACAAGAGGACTATGCCTACAAGCAGAACCAGCACTGAAAGGCCGAGAATGCAGTAATTCCATGTAGTTGCTGCAAGAGAAAACAGGGAGCTGTAATAATGTGGGTCAATAGCTCCTGGGAGTTGCTGTCCTGCTGTCTCTCTCACAGCCTGTCCCACCCTTTCTGCCTTTCCAACATGGGctccatctgcattatacatttaaaccactatcgtaccactttaaatagtcacggCTTcaaccaaggaattctgggaactgtgttttcttaagggtgttgagagttgctaggagcaTCTGTTCCCCTCAAGAattaccattcccagagttccctgggaagagagattgactgtTAATTCACTCTCTAAGCTCCACCGTGGCTCTGAGTCTTAGAAAGACTCTCCACACATTGCACTGAAAACAAGTACACATCTCTTACACATCGACGAGTGCATGTGTGGAGGAGTGTACATTTGGTAACTTGTACAGCTCAACTGTTGCATGCACAGACTGTGCACTCGTCAAAGGTTACATGTGAAAAGCtctataagaagaagaagaagaagaagagtttggatttgatatcccgcctttcactccctttaaggtgtctcaaagcggctaacattctcctttcccttcctcccccacaacaaacactctgtgaggtgagtggggctgagagacttcaaagaagtgtgactggcccaggtcacccagcagctgcatgtgaaggagcggagatgcgaacccggttccccagattacaaatctatcactcttaaccactacaccacactggctctctgtactTATACGCTCTATAAGTATACAGCTCAGCTATTACACAGAATGTGTAATGTAGGAACTGCCCTAGGGCCTGCAACACTCATCAGTGACAATTCTGCAAACAAGCCTATCCTCGTGAGAACTCACATTCTTCTCTCCGAAAAAAccacagcagctcctgcagcatcGCTGAAGGCATCTCTTCTGTTTCAGGCTTACCGCTGATCTCTGGGAGATCTTGAGCGTGTGGGCTAGACATGGCCAGGGCAGAGTGTCCACTCAGGTCTATGTTCACTGCTGGGTGAGAGAACAGCACAAAATGAGTTTCCAGTCATAGCTTTAACCCTGGGCTGTAATGACTATCAAGCACTGTTAACCTTTAAAACAACAATGTAACTCAGCCACCTCCCAACCAAGTGTCCTCCACATTATCTGGACTGCGACTCCTGttacctctgaccattggccctggtagttggggctgatgggagctggaatccaaagcctctggaaggcaccaggttatgGGAATGTAACCAGAACCAGCCCATCATGACATGGAGTTGTGCCCAACATTCTCTGTCTGCTAGCGCCAGGGCTTTCGTGCTGGTGGACAGATGAGTCACGCAGCAGAGGACTCCAACACAGCAGTTGTGCTAATGGAAACTTGCTGCACAACAAATTGTGTGTTCTACTGTGCAACAAGGTGACCAGCAATTGGCTGGTGCAACGTCTTGTGCAACAGTGTTCCACTGGtgcaaaacagtacagtggtacctcgggttaagtacttaatttgttccagaggtctgttcttaacctgacactgttttaacctgaagcaccactttagctaatggagcctcctcctgctgccgcgccg
The nucleotide sequence above comes from Podarcis raffonei isolate rPodRaf1 chromosome 14, rPodRaf1.pri, whole genome shotgun sequence. Encoded proteins:
- the SLC51B gene encoding organic solute transporter subunit beta isoform X2, with protein sequence MNTFWAILCFVVYVNIDLSGHSALAMSSPHAQDLPEISGKPETEEMPSAMLQELLWFFRREESTTWNYCILGLSVLVLLVGIVLLWKSIAANRAQKIALMHQEGYVAGQPDEMEMKQAFVPLKEDNNSGSPPENFLPKVENAGQVTIHWKDGNVTTMFADAPEEDA
- the SLC51B gene encoding organic solute transporter subunit beta isoform X1, with amino-acid sequence MNTFWAILCFVVYAVNIDLSGHSALAMSSPHAQDLPEISGKPETEEMPSAMLQELLWFFRREESTTWNYCILGLSVLVLLVGIVLLWKSIAANRAQKIALMHQEGYVAGQPDEMEMKQAFVPLKEDNNSGSPPENFLPKVENAGQVTIHWKDGNVTTMFADAPEEDA